The genome window AAAAGGATAGGAAGGCTTAATGTAGTTAGACTTCCATCCTTAACAGTAGTGAGGTAGAGCCTTCAGCCACAGGTAAATAAAGTAACAAATACTATTCGTGAGAGTCAACTTAATTTGTTTATCAAGCATGTTTTGGGAGTTTGAATTCTTACTGAAAAGCTTTAGACTTAGTTTCTGAAAGGTGCTTCAGAATAAATTTCACTGTATGGAAGAATATcctgtttttaaagcataaaatttGGTTGTGCCATTTGGCTACCTCTATTTAGAAATTAACACTTTTTCAGATTACAAAGTATTGATGAACCTCATGAAATGAAGTATAGTTAAGGTACTAGCTTTTCTTATCAGGCTAAGttaatgtttggttttgtgtggtggttggtttgggggggggggggggggggggaggtggttACAACCTAAATTATGGCCCAGGTAACTGAAAACCAGCTTGCTTGCTTTATGCGTTATTTtgacatagaatcacagaatatcttgagttggaagggccccataaggatcattgagtccaatgccctgctcctcacaggactacctaacACTAAACCATATGACCAAGAGTGTcgtccagatgctccttgaactctgataGTCCTGGTGCCATGacaacttccctggggagcccatTCCAGTGAccaaccaccctctcagtgaagaaccttttcctaatgtccagtatgaacttcccctgatgcagcttcatttgATTTCCTTGTGTTCTATTGCTGATCACcaaagaagagatcagcacctccccctccgCTGCCCCCCCTTGAGGAAATTGTAGACTGcgatgaggtcacccctcagccttctcttctccaagctgaacaagccaagtgacCTCAACTGCTCCTTCTAAGTCTTGCCCTCgagacctttcaccatcttggccgccctcctctggacacactctaatagtTTGAGGTCCTTCTTATAttgaggtgcccaaaactgcacacagtatttgaggtgggGCCGCACcagtagagtgggacaatcacctcccttgaccagctGGCTATGCTGTGCTTcgtgcaccccaggacacggttggcccttttggctgccagggtacactgttgactcatattcaacttgccatcaacccaaacACTCAGATCtctttccacagggctgctctccagctgcacATCCCCCAGTTCGTATGTATACCCAGGATTGCCCCGTCCCAGGTGGAGAATCTGGCACTTGTTCCTGTTGAGTTTCATACACTTGGTGATTGGCCAGCTCTCTAGTCTATCCAGATTGCTCTCTGAGGCCTCTCTACCCTCAAGGGAGGCTACAGCTCCTCCTAGTTTAGTATCGTCGGCAAACTTAATGTGCATTTGATTCCTGCGTCCAGGTCACTTATGAAAACATCAAAGAGCACTGGCCCTaaaattgagccctggggacccccatTGGTGACTGGCtaccagcctgatgtaaccccatttactataactcTTTGAGCCTGACACGTCAGCTAATTGTTCACCCAACATATTATGGACTTGtctagctgtgtgctggacatcttgtccagaaggatactgtgagagaccGTATCAAAAACTTTTGCTAAAATCCAAAAACCCCACATgtactggcttcccttggtcaactagatGGTGACCTTgtcttaaaaggaaattaagttggttaagcaggactttcccctcatgaacccatgctggctatgaccaatgactgcattgtccCTCAAGTggttttcaataactcccagaaatgccttctccataattttgccaggcactgaactgaaaaaaacaggcCTGTAATTACCAGGGTCTTCCTTCTTGACATATACCAATATTTCTTTGTAGACTGATACCTGTGCTGGTAAATGGTATGAAATATTCAGAGATCGATATTATTCTGTTGAAGGTAAGCATTGATTTCTTTTATACTCAGTAAGAATATCTGTTTAGCTTCTGACTTGTAAATCAGAATGATTGAGCTGGTAGGCCAGGTCTGATCTGCCACCTGTTCAATGGAGATTTAGTTTTCTGGGGCAAGGTGTGCTGTTCCAAAAACTAAATGCAACTGCTGCCATATTTGTTGGAAAATAATATGTGggctttcctgcttttcccccGTCCCCTCCCACCCAActttggcagagctgggatACTTTTACCCATGAACTACTGCAGCAATGCATCCtaaaaaatgttcagaattAATTCTAATGCCCTTCTAGCTTGAACGAGACAGCTTTTTCCATCACATTTTGGAATGTGTCTGTATACTAGAATTTCTCTATCTCTTCCTTTTAATTCGTTCACATCAAGAGTAATTTCTTAATAAGAAGTATACTTTGTGCTTTTGTGTGAGCTTACCTCTCTTGCTtctattttcctgttgtttttctggcaaaTATTGTAGCAGAATGCAGGAACAATGGCATTTTTAGTTAGCTGGGCAGCACAAGTGGGATGTGAATCTTTCATATGCTTATAAAATCTTGAACTAAAATTTACACTACATTCTTCCTTGAGCAATATAGTTGCACTAGTTTATCTGATAAAGCATTTTGATGATAGGGGGATGTTGAAGAAGATGAAGCTATTCCAGATAGCGAACAGGACATAAGACCTCGTTTTCATCGTTCACGGACGGTAGCTCAGCAACATGAAGAAGATGGTattgaagatgatgatgatgacaacGATGATCTTGATGATGATGATACTATTTCTGACTGGAATTTAAGTATGTCAAAGTAATgtgtaaaatgttttaaaatatagctaTAGCTACTTGCATAATACAAGAACCACAgtaaaaagaggggtttgtgTATATTGAGGCATTGCTTTTGAATAGGAAAAGAACTATCTGCTGATATAATTGGTGGTtggggcagaggtggggagTCTTTCAGGTGATGTTTTGGCTATGTAACTGTATTGACAAAAGCTAGCCATCTGTAAGCTTATTTCTTATTTCGAATATGGCTGGTAGAGCTGCAAACACCTACTGGATGCAATTCAACAGAAACTTTGGATTTTGAGTTTTCATTCTACAAGATAATACAAATTATGAATCacctgtttattaaaaaaaacaacaaacaaaaaagtcttaCACATTGTTCTTCGCTTGAAGAAGCTtaataatgctttcttttacttcagTCTTTCCTCTAAATCTGGATTGTGTGTTTgatttcccctccccccctccatTTGAACATGCTACTACTAAGAGCCACTACCAGTAGTTCAGATGTAGTACAGCAGTACAGATGAATGTACCTTGAAGCTTATGGATCAAAGAACTTTGAGACATatctaaacttttaaaatgactattagtattttagaagaaaataagcaCAAGTATGCTTGCTTTTGTAAAGTATCTTTTTTATAGTTTTAAATTCATAATGCTGTTCTTGTAGTCGTGACTGTGTGTAGAGATTGCagaattaaatacattttttctgaaaaacatagATGAAATTACATAGGGCACCCTGTGGTCCACTGTTTCAGTTAAGATGGTGAGGAAGCTAAAGCTGACtaggaaagagagagaacagaacagttaagaaatctgttttgatGTATGTCATCTGGACTTGAGAGAATTTGGATTATCTGAAATTCAGAATTGTGTGCCCTATTTCTTATCCAGTGTTATATATTTGACTTCCAATTTGAACAGAGGAAACTAGCACAGCCTGACAATTAGCAGCATTGCTTACTAATGAGACCTGGTAATTAAATATGGGAGCCTGCCTCTTTTTCCTCTAGTagaaaactgaaatagtctTAGCTGAAAGCAGCAGGTGCTGGTCTTGGGGAGTCTGTGCTGTTTATTATTGCTTTGCAGTAGAGATCTGCTCTGAGTTGAGGgctcatgttttgttttattcaaacCTGTTGGACATCATCTaggagaagagcagaaaaagttTTGTATTTATCTATTCTAGTAGTTGCTACCTCCCAGCTGAAAAATCTGTGTCCTGTTTGGGCCCACTAGCAGTTTAGGTCCAGTTTAGGATTTTTGCATGTTACATTTGCTATGTATATTTTGCCTGATTACCTGtcttgtatatatttttgtccCAGTTGGATCATTTCTGACAGATTAAGAAGAAACTGAGATcataataagcaaaaaaaagtgCAGTATAAATTCTGTAATATGAGAGTTCTTTATAAATCCATCTTAGTATTATTTTTCTAGACATGACAACACCACAGCAGAAAACCAGAGTAAGGATTTATGAATCATGTTTTGAAGTTGTTCTTTTATGAGCTTTTGTGCACTTATGAGATTAAAAGCTTCAAAACTAATTTTGAGGTGGTATTCTTTGTATTGGTGCATCACAGAATTAGGAGTAAGAGAGTAAGATATAAAAGCTCAGAGCAGAGGCCAGCaaatttctttcattctctAGAGATTGCTGATTTTGCCTTTTTGAGACATGGGTCATGTTTGACCATGGTCGTCTTAATCAATTCCTAATATTTTTAGGCTATTTCTCCTTAGTTTCTCCAGTATGTTACATTCATGTCACCTTCCCTGTTCTGTAGTGTTACACCATCCTGAAATTATGTAGTGTGTATAATGTTGCAGTATAATGGTGGTGTTCCTGTCAGTGAGTGTTTTAATATCCCCCGTGTACAAGTCCTTTTGGTGGCTATAAAAATGCCACAAAACTGGCTTTCTAAGAGCTGCGGCTTTGTaccagagcacagcagacccCTGTGTATTGTGATGAAATGGAAATATCTTTCCTCCTAATGCCCTGGCAGCTCAAAGTTAAAATGAGTATTATACTGTCTAACTACAACTGCTTGTATAATAAGCAGAGATTAACACTGTTTAATCCCCCTCAGGGAaatgttctgctgctgctctagATGTCCTGGCTAATGTATTTCGTGATGAACTTCTGCCACACATCTTGCCCCTTTTAAAGGAATTGCTCTTCCATTCTGAATGGATAGTTAAAGAATCTGGTATCCTTGTTCTTGGAGCAATTGCTGAAGGTAAGGCAGCAGTGCATATCAGGTTGAATTTTTGATTGGTTCTAAAGCAGCTCTGTGATTCCTTCTAGGTGAATTTACTTGTGCAAACAAGTATATGTCCTTAGCTGATTTGGTTTTAGTGATTAATCTCTACATCTACTAAttggtttaatttttcattttcaaatctaTGCATGTTTTGGAGGCTAAATAACTtggataatttattttattccttcctttcttaaCTCTGCAGCATATATTTATTGGTCTCTTATGAAGTACTACCTTGATTTGATACAAGAGGAATTTGAGCCTTACATTTcattcagtgttttcagaaatggaGAAGACCGGTCCTGTAACTTCAGCGCCCTGAGCTGCTTTTTGTGGATGGTTCTCTGATTTAAATGTGATGACTtctatttctttgtatttactCACAACCTTGGCTTTTTGCCTGTATTTCCAGCATCTTGGTCCATTTTGCAAACTGAAGGAATATGTTTGGGGCCATGCCTGGATTATCTATCTTTTCCTACAGTGCCtagtaaacattttctttgttgctagaaaacttttttgttttcaagtcaAGCAAGGTAAAAGTTAGTACTTCTGGCAAATCTCAGTGTATTACTGCCCTTGCTGACTTGAAGTGTGTAGCTTTTATTGCTGGTCAATATTTGTATGATATTAggagaaaacaagaagaaaattaaatttcttaagGAATCCTTTTTAATGATATGATGACTTGTTATCAAGGCCTAATCTTTCTCTGTTTGTTGTCTTGGTCACTCTGAGTAGACTGGCATAAGACTTCCAAGCTTTataaatgtgctggttttggctgagatagcacagtagctagtatggagctatgttttggatttctgctgaaaacagtctTGATAACACAGcgatgttttcattattgctgagcagtgcttacacagtcaaggtcttttctgcttctcacatcACCCCACCAccaagtgggctgggggtgcacaagaagctgggaggggacacagctgggacagctgaccccaactgacccaagggatattccataccacatgatgtcatgctcagcatatagatctgggggaagaagaaggaagggggggacgcATGTTCAGTgctggtgtttgtcttcccaagtaaccgttatgcgtgatggagccctgctttcctggagatggctgaacacctgcctgcccatgggaaggaatgaatgaattccttgttttgctttgcttgtgcgctcagcttttgctttccctattaaactgtctttatctcaacccatgagttttctcgctattctgattctctcctccatcctaccagggggaagtgagcgagtgggtgtgtggggcttagttgccagctggggtgaAACGATGACAATAAACTAGTTTTATTTGAATGTTCTTGCTATACTCCCTTTAATAAAGCAGAACTTCTGGGGATTGGGGAAGCACTGAAGTAGAAACATAGTTGAAATTAATGTAAATTTGATTGGGgattttaattattgtttatGGTGAGGTTTCTTTTTAGGACTTAAATTAGGTAGGCTTCATTTGTGTATTGTTAAAATGTATTACTTACATGATAGAGGATGAAAATATGTCCCTTCTAGGAAATAACAAATAGTTCTATTACTTTTTCTAATTCTTGTACCGTaatagctatatttttccttctaggCTGCATGCAGGGTATGATTCCATATCTTCCTGAGCTGATCCCTCACCTTATTCAGTGCCTCTCAAACAAAAAGGCTCTTGTGCGCTCCATTACATGCTGGACTCTTAGTCGCTATGCACACTGGGTAGTTAGTCAGCCCCCAGACACACACTTGAAGCCGTTAATGACCGAATTGCTAAAGCGTATTCTGGATAGCAACAAAAGAGTACAAGAAGCTGCTTGCAGGTAAgccaaagcttaaaaaaaaacaccatccATGACGCTGCTTTTTCATGGGAAACTGTTTTAATGCCTTTATCAATTAATGTATGATTCCATTTCTAGCTCttaatgtcttttattttttccttttaaattggAGTAGGTCCAGCTTCTTCTGAAGTAGCCACAAATTACTCAGAGTTGTAATAAAATTAAGAAGTTAATTTGTATTTAACTTGTCCAGTTTGTTTTCAGAGTATATGAATCACCAAACAAAGCAATCTATtgcaataaaagaaattatctgtATGTGACACCTGTTTATTTTGATTGTTTGAAGTTTCACTGACCAGAAATATGGCTTTTATAGGCCTATGAATAAGGTCAATACTGATGACAAATGAAAGCTATCCTATCTTTGCATTAGTGATGATGTTTATATTTAGCTCAGGATTACCAAAACATTTGGGTTACAGTTATTTCAAGGGatactttctttcctttgaaaggaGATCCTTGGAGGTAAggttcctttcttccctttgtctgatgatattaaaaattaatggaatGGATACACCTCTTGTGCAGGAAGCTCAGCAAATAAAGCTTTTATGTGTCAGTTTGTGTGGGGCAAGAGTGTACACAGCAGACTACCAAGAAAGCTTCTTCATAAAGCAGAATTAGATCTGTAATATGCATACATAACAGATTTTACAGGAATATTTGTAAATTTTGCTCATCACAATGTAAGAGCGGAGTTTAGATTGAGTTTATCTCAGTaataccatttttaaaatatagcttGGATGAATTTGAGGACTAAATACAGTTTtatgtttaaacagaaatggGTAGTGTGGGGCATTTTGGGGtggtcttgttttgtttttttccaatataCTGACTGACctgtttggggtgggttttttgttgttcagtGCCTTTGCTACTCTAGAAGAGGAGGCTTGTACAGAGCTTGTTCCTTATCTTGCATATATACTTGACACTTTGGTCTTCGCATTTAGTAAATACCAGCATAAAAACCTGCTCATTCTTTATGATGCTATAGGAACTCTAGCAGATTCTGTAGGACATCATCTAAATAAACCAGTGAGTATACCTTATGTTCTGTAGAAGTACTTGTCATATGTATTGAAATACTGGTTCGGTGGTTTTTGTAGTGTGCTTTACGtgttataaaacagaaatgctgaccTTTCTGTGTAGGcttcaataataataataaatatttacatgtaaAATATATAGACTGCATGTAATTTTCCCACTACACAAGTATTCCCCATTTTGAATAAACAATTGTGTATGTGGTGGCTTGTGAAATGTGCTTCTCATTATCATTACTTATTTTTATCTCATTCTCAGAATTTTTCAGCTCAGAGGAGATACATATATCAATATAGATATGAAATGGGACTTTAGATAAATTGGTGGAATGTGTGTGCTAATTTCTAAtgactaatttattttttttaactgctttcaGTATAGCTAAGCTACTTACTCTGTGTCTTTCCAGTGTATTGGAGCACATCATCATTAGAAATTGCTTTATCAGAGAGTAGGCCAGATgtgcattttatatataaaaacacagaatcatTTGGACAAAGCATAGATAACACATAGGCAAATATAGTGGGTTTCTTGTAGTGTACATATGTTCATTAATAGGATATGTGTGCGTCGTGCATCTTATGGCTATTgaaatttgctttatttatcTATAGTGCTTCACATGACATAGACACACTAGAATAAAAGTTTGGGGCGTTGCCATAGCATTTTACTTGCTGTCCAAGACTCCACACCATCAAAGGATATCTTTTTCTATCTCTCTCTGGCCCTGGCCAGCTTGACATTTGACAGCACCAGGAGGAAGCTGAATGGGAGCTCCTGGTGATGGTGGGACTTTCTTCAGTCACTTAGAATATTGTATCTTTGGACATAGCATTAGCTGGCAGCATCTGTTGGCTCTTTGGATGATTTCTGGGAGCAACAGTGCTACAGGGATGCCTTGCTTAATGTCCTTGTGAcagcagtggcagggaagaTGTAACATCTTTATACAGAATTGGTAAGTGCGCCCTGCTGGAGggatagaaaattattttcttcatggcTTGAGGTAGAGGTTTCAGGAACTTGGGGGGATAGGGTTGTAGCATCAGGGCAGTGGGAGATGTGCAGCCAGATTGCATTGCTGgtagaaacattttctgtaggCCCTGGAGCAATCCTATAGAATTGTAACAACCCAGACAACTATTAAAAGTTGCTAGAATGAAGCCAAACCTGGAGGAAAAGATTCATTCTGCAAAGGTACTTAAATGCCTcagcaaaaaaattttaagacatAAATTGTAAATTCTAGTATTAAACTACTTCTACATATTGCAACAATGAATTGTGAGTGAATACTGAAAAAGTAGAATATATAAATTCTTAATATATCAATTTTCTAGCTTTGAAATAAACTAGTATGCAATGAAGTGTTTCAGTAGCTGATGCATTTTCATCCTAAACAGGAATATATTCAGATGCTAATGCCTCCATTAATCCAGAAGTGGAACATGTTGAAGGATGAAGATAAAGATCTCTTCCCTTTATTAGAGGTAAATGTTAAAATTTGAATATGTTACTAAAGATGCTCCTACTAGGAAGCATGACTATAAAAGCTGACAGTGCTAGGTATTTCCTATTATGGAGAAAATAATATGACTGTAGTGAGAAAATATTGTGACTGAGGAAATGTCATTAGGTTTAGCAGAAatcttttagatttttttttctaccattcttgagtttttttcttttgggattctttttttcttttttttaattgttccaTCCCCCGTTCTTGTCTTCTCTCTCTACTTGCTCTCCCTTCATTCCTCTATTAAAACTATTATCAGACAGGCTGAAGGTATGAACCAGACCACGTAGTCTATTCTCTCCACTTTCCAAGTGTGAAGCAGGAAAACACTTCTAGAGAAATGAATTTCATAATGCTTGTATGTGGTCAAGATACTGAAGTTTAGTGTAAAGTGCTAGCTGAATTATAGTAACTCTTCATATGAACTTTCTTGGCCACTTCtaagatgctgctgcttctaaGAAATTTTTTCAGCTGACATATGTAGGAGAGAGTAACAATTAGCTGACAGTTGCCTTGGCTCAGCTAATTGGTACCAGCTTTCTAGGTTGTTTTTACTTAATCAGTTACTTGTGGGTTAtactttaaatgcttttaatttacCTCTCCCAAGTAAAAGGCACTTTGGGGAGGTGAGGAAAGTGAGAGAGAGAGCGCGAGCGTGAGTGCATGTGAcactctctctgtctctctctgtctctctctgtctctctctgtctctctctgtctctctctgtctctctctgtctctctctgtctctctctgtctctctctgtctctctctgtctctctctgtctctctctctgtctctctctgtctctgtctctctctgtctctgtctctctctgtctctgtctctctctgtctctgtctctgtctctgtctctctctgtctctgtctctctctgtctctgtctctctctgtctctctctgtctctgtctctctctgtctctctctgtctctgtctctctctgtctctgtctctctctgtctctgtctctctctgtctctgtctctctgtctctctgtctctctgtctctctgtctctctgtctctctctctctctctctctctctctctctctctctctctctctctctctctctctctctcaggggtttttgtttgttttatttttattttattccagtgCCTGTCATCAGTTGCTACTGCCTTGCAATCTGGCTTTCTTCCGTACTGTGAACCTGTGTACCAGCGTTGTGTAAATCTGGTGCAGAAGACTCTTGCACAAGCCATGGTATTTTTCTATTGCTATTCCAATGTTTTCAGAATATATCCTTAAACCAATGTATTAACTATGTAAAGTTATGGGTTTGCAGAGAGATTTGTAGTATTAACCATTGAATATTTAAATGAAGCTGCAGTTCTGAAactaattttttgtttggttttatgcaTACCCCTGAGAAAatctaatatttattttgaaagtgcaTACTTATTTGTTGCAGTTGCACAATGCTCAGCCAGACCAATATGAGGCTCCAGATAAAGATTTCATGATTGTGGCTCTTGATTTACTCAGTGGTTTAGCTGAAGGACTTGGAGGCAACATTGAACAGCTAGTGGCTCACAGCAATATCCTGACACTAATGTACCAATGCATGCAGGTGAGATGAGTAACCTGTTTAATCCTGTATTGGGTCTGgttgggatggagttaactttccccatagcagccctcatagtgctgtgctttgtattggtagctagaaaggtgttgataacacaccagtgttttggatACTGGGAGAAGTACTcccacagcatcaaggctgtctctccaaCCCTCCTGCCACAAAGGCCAGTaggcggggggtggggtgggtaagaggttgggaggggacagagccaggacagctgacccaaactgaccaaaggggtattccataccatcaTGCTCAGCCATAAAAGCTCAGGGGGGCGGGCATTTGTTATTAAGGTGTTTGACTTCTGGAGCAACCTCTACACATACTGAGGCtctgcttcccaggaagtggctggatgttgcctgctgatgggaagtagagaataaataattttgttttcctttgcttctacacgcagcctttgcttttctttactaaactgcctttatcttgacccacaagtttttttaatcttattttctctccccccacaccccttgCTGAGGAAGGGGGTGATAGAGTAGCTTGGTGgacacctggcatccagccaagatCAACTTGCCACAAAtccaaggattttttttgttcttaagaGAATCGGAAACACTTCTAGAattgtcagggtttttttcttcctctctttagGATAAAATGCCTGAGGTACGGCAGAGTTCTTTTGCATTGTTAGGTGATCTGACAAAGGCGTGTTTTCAGCATGTTAAGCCTTGCATCGGTATGTTTCTTTTACATATTAAATAATTAACACGTTTTACAAACTGATAAGAGATTGGTTTAGGCATTgttaaattctattttctgtGACTGCTTTGTCATGGTGTTGtaagttttcattttcctgtatCAGCAAGGGTCTGTagtcttttctcctttgaaCTGTGTGTTTAAGACATGTTCTTCTTTTTGCAGACAGTGCAAAAGTTCattttgctgcttcatttttatAAAGTAACATGCTTCCTGTTGTGCTGGAATACAGTAAAACAGATGTACTTAGACTTCAATTAGAACAGTTGCTTTCTCTGATAAATTCTTGAATTTGtagctttattttttgctcTACTAGAATCTATTGTTTACATATAActtatatatattgaaattGGAAAACTTGTTTAGAGGGTAGGTTTTGGgtggtgtggtttggttttgtttttaatttcagtaggGAAGTAGCCTTAGTTATACACTTCCATGATATTCACTGTCTCTTCCCTCAGGTACTTGAGATACACTTAACTTGACAAATGAATGTGCCTGGATAGGCTTGGAATCTAAAATTTATTTGGCAGATGTTATAATCTAACTTTGTTActaatattttgttaaaatttaaTCAAGGCTGTGATTTGCCTTCTAGGCTTTATTGTTGGCTGTTTGGGGGGggttgtttggattttttagCACAGCTGAATACATAGCTATCTAggtgtgtgttttctttcccatccctggaaaggggagaaaaaaggttTCTAGAGTTACATAAAGGTAAAGcctattagaaatatttttacatcatAGTTTGAAAAGATTTGCATTGATCTGCTTAGGTTGTAAAGTCCAGGATAATCTGATATATAGCAGGAATACAGCTCTCGTTAATTCAGGTGTAATGttttacaataatttaaatatgcttacacaatttttttgaaaactcaccaccaccaccacccccttgTGATCTTACAGTAATGGAAGAAGATGGTTGTATTGTgcaatgagattttaaaatgttgttctttCTAGCTGATTTCATGCCTGTTTTGGGAACCAACCTAAACCCTGAATTCATTTCTGTGTGTAACAATGCCACCTGGGCAATTGGAGAAATCTCCATCCAGATGGgtaaaacttttaaattttatgtggttggttggtttgtttgcttgcttttgttttttgttttggtggttttggttcttttgtggtttgtttttgtttttaaatctttgcaCATTTAGAATGGTTTGTCTGGGGTTGGGGTGTGGTTTTGGTGGTTCTTGGGGgggggttgtttgggtttttttagtgaTACTTTCATGTTaaaatttaaactaaatttTATATTGTCCTTGACAG of Phalacrocorax aristotelis chromosome W, bGulAri2.1, whole genome shotgun sequence contains these proteins:
- the LOC142049846 gene encoding transportin-1-like isoform X2, producing the protein MIPKFLQFFKHSSPKIRSHAVACVNQFIISRTEALMLHIDTFIENLFALAGDEEPEVRKNVCRALVMLLEVRMDRLLPHMISIVEYMLQRTQDQDENVALEACEFWLTLAEQPICKDVLCQHLTKLIPVLVNGMKYSEIDIILLKGDVEEDEAIPDSEQDIRPRFHRSRTVAQQHEEDGIEDDDDDNDDLDDDDTISDWNLRKCSAAALDVLANVFRDELLPHILPLLKELLFHSEWIVKESGILVLGAIAEGCMQGMIPYLPELIPHLIQCLSNKKALVRSITCWTLSRYAHWVVSQPPDTHLKPLMTELLKRILDSNKRVQEAACSAFATLEEEACTELVPYLAYILDTLVFAFSKYQHKNLLILYDAIGTLADSVGHHLNKPEYIQMLMPPLIQKWNMLKDEDKDLFPLLECLSSVATALQSGFLPYCEPVYQRCVNLVQKTLAQAMLHNAQPDQYEAPDKDFMIVALDLLSGLAEGLGGNIEQLVAHSNILTLMYQCMQDKMPEVRQSSFALLGDLTKACFQHVKPCIADFMPVLGTNLNPEFISVCNNATWAIGEISIQMGIEMQPYIPMVLHQLVEIINRPNTPKTLLENTAITIGRLGYVCPQEVAPMLQQFIRPWCTSLRNIRDNEEKDSAFRGICTMISVNPSGVVQDFIFFCDAVASWISPKDDLRDMFCKILHGFKNQVGDENWRRFSDQFPLPLKERLAAYYGV